A single Gemmatimonas sp. UBA7669 DNA region contains:
- a CDS encoding YcbK family protein has translation MRPLRHSLMVVAAALVCATLVSLVRPAPARATSGRAPGLPAPKASPDSALASLLDTLRGNSGKLRARFLSPRLAAGLPVLRELFGEPVAQRAGVYTSALKDGPFHFITMRPFADKVQGRIGSYRIGTFPAERRAPRAQVTLAANSGSAAALRGQPDGFLEVTLANQDTRISEHFRLRDFLTKDQHSVWPKYLVLREPLLDKLELVLAELRDMGVAANQLKVMSGFRTPQYNAQGVGAGGRASDSRHQYGDAADVYVVNGSKDWMSDLNGDGRVDTRDARVIAQAAERVEQRYPELVGGVGIYKATSAHGPFVHIDVRGVRARWGEW, from the coding sequence GTGCGCCCGCTTCGCCATTCTCTCATGGTGGTGGCGGCCGCGCTCGTGTGTGCAACGCTCGTTTCTCTGGTGCGCCCGGCTCCGGCGCGCGCCACGTCCGGGCGTGCGCCGGGGCTGCCCGCGCCCAAGGCTTCGCCCGATTCCGCGCTGGCCTCGTTGCTCGACACCCTGCGTGGCAACAGCGGGAAGCTCCGCGCTCGTTTCCTCAGTCCGCGGCTCGCAGCCGGTCTGCCCGTGCTCCGCGAACTTTTTGGTGAGCCGGTCGCACAGCGTGCCGGTGTCTACACCTCGGCCCTCAAGGACGGCCCGTTTCACTTCATCACCATGCGTCCCTTTGCCGACAAGGTGCAGGGGCGCATCGGCAGCTATCGCATTGGCACCTTCCCGGCCGAGCGCCGCGCTCCGCGCGCGCAGGTCACCCTGGCAGCCAACAGTGGGTCGGCCGCCGCACTGCGCGGACAGCCCGACGGCTTCCTCGAAGTCACGCTCGCCAACCAGGACACGCGCATTTCGGAGCACTTCCGTCTGCGCGACTTCCTCACGAAGGACCAGCACAGCGTTTGGCCCAAGTATCTCGTGCTCCGCGAGCCGCTGCTCGACAAGCTCGAACTGGTGCTCGCCGAATTGCGCGACATGGGCGTTGCAGCCAATCAGCTCAAGGTCATGAGCGGGTTCCGTACGCCGCAGTACAACGCACAGGGGGTAGGCGCCGGTGGCCGCGCCAGCGACAGCCGTCACCAGTATGGTGATGCCGCCGATGTGTACGTGGTGAACGGCAGCAAGGACTGGATGTCGGATCTCAATGGCGACGGGCGGGTGGACACGCGCGATGCGCGGGTCATCGCCCAGGCCGCCGAGCGTGTCGAACAGCGGTATCCGGAGCTCGTGGGTGGCGTTGGCATCTACAAGGCCACCAGCGCGCACGGGCCCTTCGTGCACATCGATGTGCGGGGCGTGCGCGCGCGCTGGGGGGAATGGTGA
- a CDS encoding L,D-transpeptidase, with translation MKKSTMLLLAANAALAVHAGWAVWHTLRVRFERDVARIVFNDNSEALEQVVLESGLSLDSLRGSLSATAAPATDTPYLVISVADRRLWYKQGDSVLFTAPVATGSGKHLVLKGANKVLRFETPRGRLEVQRLDSAPAWIPPDWHYQEQANKRRLGLVQLVRGKPLALKDGSQITVRGNDVVRVTAGGEAVPLSASDGREIVADGRIVIPPYGTNQRRYGDVLGSFRLYLGDGYGIHGTNNPASIGQAVSHGCVRMRNEDIARLYHTVGLGTPVYIY, from the coding sequence ATGAAGAAGTCAACCATGCTGCTCCTGGCCGCCAACGCCGCGCTGGCCGTACATGCCGGCTGGGCCGTCTGGCACACGCTCCGCGTGCGGTTCGAGCGCGATGTGGCTCGCATCGTGTTTAACGACAACAGCGAGGCGCTGGAGCAGGTCGTGCTCGAGTCCGGCCTGTCGCTGGACTCTTTGCGCGGCTCGCTCAGCGCGACCGCCGCGCCGGCCACCGACACGCCCTACCTGGTGATCTCCGTCGCCGACCGCCGACTCTGGTACAAGCAGGGCGACAGCGTCCTGTTCACGGCGCCCGTCGCCACCGGGTCCGGCAAACACCTCGTGCTCAAAGGCGCCAACAAGGTGCTGCGCTTCGAAACCCCGCGCGGACGACTGGAGGTGCAGCGCCTCGACTCGGCGCCGGCCTGGATTCCCCCCGACTGGCACTATCAGGAACAGGCCAACAAGCGCCGCCTGGGACTGGTGCAACTGGTGCGTGGCAAGCCGCTCGCGCTCAAGGACGGATCGCAGATCACGGTGCGTGGCAATGACGTGGTCCGCGTGACGGCCGGTGGAGAGGCCGTGCCGCTCAGTGCCAGCGACGGCCGCGAAATTGTGGCCGACGGGCGCATCGTTATCCCGCCCTATGGAACGAATCAACGCCGCTATGGCGACGTGCTGGGGAGCTTTCGTCTCTACCTCGGCGATGGCTACGGGATTCATGGCACCAACAATCCCGCCTCCATTGGGCAGGCCGTCAGCCATGGCTGCGTACGCATGCGGAACGAAGACATCGCTCGCTTGTATCACACCGTCGGCCTCGGGACGCCCGTCTACATCTACTGA
- the gpmI gene encoding 2,3-bisphosphoglycerate-independent phosphoglycerate mutase translates to MSARPARAVALIILDGWGYREDCEANAICLARTPNWDRIWQHPSRTLLSASGRSVGLPDGQMGNSEVGHMNLGAGRVVMQDLVRIGVAIEDGSFFANPALLAACAHVRQTGGTLHLLGLLGDGGVHAHESHLFALVDLAAQQGVPRTAVHALLDGRDAPPTSGMEYLRRALARMDGKAHLASVCGRYYGMDRDQRWERTGAWYAAAVRGEGPRETDALAALQRAYDAGTTDEFVLPWVMADAGGLPVAPMRDGDALICFNFRSDRLRQTLRALSEGDFAGFATGARPALHITTMTRYDERYAFPVAFAPQSMQHLVGDVIAEAGLAQLRTAETEKYPHVTFFFNGGRDEPLVGEDRRMVASPKVPTYDLQPEMSAHGVCDILCEALAQRSHDFMLCNFANTDMVGHTGSLPAAIAAAEAVDACLGRILEAARVGGARLIITADHGNADVMVDPVTHQPHTAHTTNPVPLVLLDPDETATLRSGGALCDVGPTALTLLGLPLPPEMSGRDLRLSGQALAVPVALPTAVSVPPAVTVPSPLA, encoded by the coding sequence ATGTCCGCACGACCCGCACGCGCGGTGGCCCTCATCATCCTTGACGGATGGGGCTATCGGGAAGACTGCGAGGCCAACGCCATCTGCCTGGCGCGCACGCCCAACTGGGACCGCATCTGGCAGCACCCGTCGCGCACGCTGCTTTCGGCGTCCGGACGCTCCGTGGGTTTGCCCGACGGCCAGATGGGCAACAGTGAGGTGGGTCACATGAACCTCGGCGCCGGGCGCGTGGTGATGCAGGACCTGGTGCGCATAGGCGTGGCCATCGAGGACGGCAGCTTCTTCGCCAACCCTGCCCTGCTCGCGGCCTGCGCGCATGTACGACAGACGGGTGGCACGCTGCATCTCCTTGGATTGCTCGGCGATGGGGGCGTGCACGCGCACGAGTCCCATTTGTTCGCGCTGGTGGATCTGGCCGCGCAGCAGGGCGTGCCGCGCACGGCGGTGCATGCCTTGCTGGATGGACGTGACGCGCCGCCCACCAGTGGCATGGAGTACCTGCGACGCGCGCTCGCTCGCATGGACGGCAAGGCGCACCTGGCCTCGGTGTGCGGCCGCTACTATGGCATGGACCGCGATCAGCGCTGGGAGCGCACGGGCGCGTGGTATGCGGCCGCCGTCCGAGGAGAAGGGCCGCGCGAAACCGATGCGCTTGCCGCGCTGCAGCGCGCGTACGACGCCGGCACGACCGACGAGTTTGTGCTGCCCTGGGTGATGGCCGATGCCGGTGGTTTGCCGGTGGCGCCAATGCGCGACGGTGACGCGCTGATCTGCTTCAATTTCCGCAGCGACCGTTTGCGGCAGACGCTGCGTGCGCTGAGCGAAGGGGACTTCGCCGGCTTTGCCACGGGTGCACGGCCCGCGCTGCACATCACCACCATGACGCGCTACGACGAGCGCTATGCGTTCCCGGTGGCGTTTGCGCCGCAAAGCATGCAGCACCTGGTGGGTGACGTGATTGCTGAAGCAGGCCTTGCGCAGCTTCGCACCGCGGAGACCGAGAAGTATCCACACGTGACGTTCTTCTTCAACGGCGGACGCGACGAACCGCTGGTCGGTGAAGACCGTCGCATGGTGGCCAGCCCCAAGGTGCCCACCTACGATCTGCAGCCCGAAATGAGTGCGCACGGCGTGTGTGACATTCTGTGCGAGGCCCTCGCGCAGCGCAGCCACGACTTCATGCTCTGCAACTTTGCCAACACCGACATGGTGGGGCATACGGGCTCGTTGCCGGCCGCCATTGCCGCGGCAGAAGCCGTGGATGCCTGTCTCGGACGCATTCTCGAGGCGGCACGCGTTGGTGGTGCGCGTCTGATTATCACGGCCGACCACGGCAACGCCGATGTGATGGTTGATCCTGTAACGCACCAGCCGCACACCGCGCACACCACCAACCCGGTGCCGCTGGTGTTGCTGGACCCGGACGAAACCGCCACGCTGCGCAGTGGAGGGGCCCTCTGTGACGTGGGACCGACCGCGCTCACCCTGCTTGGTTTGCCCCTGCCGCCGGAAATGAGCGGCCGCGATCTGCGCCTGAGTGGCCAAGCACTGGCTGTTCCGGTGGCGCTCCCCACTGCAGTGTCTGTGCCGCCGGCCGTCACTGTTCCATCTCCCCTTGCCTGA
- a CDS encoding 6-carboxytetrahydropterin synthase: MPRTSLTRRVMFAAAHRYRRPDWSDQENVDVFGACAHPHYHGHTYVCDVTVSGPVDEETGFLVDLGFLDQVLQREVRARFDHRNINMDVPEFADGKLIPTGENLARFICERVQAALSHTTARVIRVHLAEDATLSSTYEVDA; encoded by the coding sequence GTGCCGCGTACCTCGCTGACACGCCGCGTGATGTTTGCCGCGGCCCATCGGTACCGTCGTCCCGACTGGAGCGATCAGGAAAACGTTGACGTATTCGGCGCCTGTGCCCATCCGCACTATCACGGTCACACTTATGTGTGTGACGTGACGGTGTCGGGGCCGGTGGACGAGGAAACTGGCTTCCTGGTGGATCTCGGGTTTCTCGATCAGGTGCTGCAGCGCGAGGTCCGGGCACGCTTCGATCACCGCAATATCAACATGGATGTTCCGGAGTTTGCCGACGGCAAATTGATTCCCACGGGCGAGAACCTGGCGCGCTTCATTTGCGAACGGGTGCAGGCCGCGTTGTCGCACACCACGGCGCGGGTCATTCGTGTGCATCTGGCGGAAGACGCGACCTTGAGCAGCACCTACGAGGTGGACGCGTGA
- the dacB gene encoding D-alanyl-D-alanine carboxypeptidase/D-alanyl-D-alanine endopeptidase, with product MERRHGLPLLAVLVFAACSSASRGPTADLPPHRPEPPAPYMAPAAVVRPPNVREVLRGIADSVLAAPMWRNARWGMLVVDAQRGDTLLSHDADRLFMPASNQKLLTGAIALEVLGPDHQWRTPVLLHGTQRGHTFFGDVLVQGSGDPSVSHALRGGDAASAFQPMLDALKARGITRIAGRIRADGDALPGATTGYGWAWDDFDAGYSAAIDELMFNEGELYVHVKAGSKVGQPVRVQTLPTRGYPRVAVRARTRDSAPAAMSSVAGRAERITVAYYSIGDRVVVDGSLALGDSMRVTMAYRHPADAYLAALRERLADSGVVLRAQRVARRDTLGRAPDTLTVLMSAPFPAVLARMEKPSQNQMAELFFRSSALKATGSGSADSAQALGARVLSQWGIGAQDVAYRDGSGLSRHDYLTPRAVVRVLDAAHRAPWGELFRNSLPVAGVDGTIANRMRGTPAAGNVRAKTGTLDKARALSGYVTTADGQLLLFSLLANNYSVPTREVERVQDLIAAYLASTTLVTDK from the coding sequence ATGGAGCGGCGCCATGGTTTACCGCTGTTGGCGGTACTCGTGTTCGCAGCCTGCAGCAGCGCATCGCGTGGCCCGACCGCCGACCTGCCGCCGCATCGGCCGGAACCGCCGGCGCCGTACATGGCACCGGCCGCGGTTGTTCGGCCGCCCAACGTACGTGAGGTACTGCGCGGTATTGCCGACTCGGTGCTGGCCGCGCCCATGTGGCGGAACGCGCGCTGGGGCATGCTGGTGGTTGATGCACAGCGGGGTGACACGCTGTTGTCACACGACGCCGATCGGCTGTTCATGCCGGCGTCCAATCAGAAGCTGCTGACCGGCGCCATTGCGCTGGAGGTCCTTGGGCCGGATCACCAGTGGCGCACCCCGGTGCTGTTGCACGGCACGCAGCGGGGCCACACGTTTTTTGGTGACGTGCTTGTGCAGGGTTCGGGCGATCCAAGCGTGAGTCACGCGCTGCGCGGCGGCGACGCGGCATCAGCCTTTCAGCCCATGCTTGACGCGCTCAAGGCTCGCGGCATCACGCGCATTGCCGGGCGCATTCGTGCGGACGGGGACGCGCTGCCGGGGGCCACAACCGGCTACGGATGGGCGTGGGACGATTTTGACGCGGGTTACAGCGCGGCCATCGATGAACTGATGTTCAACGAAGGCGAGCTGTATGTGCATGTAAAGGCCGGCAGCAAGGTGGGGCAGCCGGTGCGTGTGCAGACACTTCCCACACGTGGCTATCCACGCGTTGCGGTGCGGGCCCGCACGCGGGACTCTGCGCCAGCCGCCATGAGTTCAGTCGCAGGCCGCGCCGAGCGCATCACGGTGGCCTATTACTCCATTGGTGACCGCGTGGTGGTGGATGGCAGCCTGGCACTCGGCGACAGCATGCGAGTGACGATGGCCTACCGTCACCCGGCTGATGCCTATCTGGCCGCACTGCGCGAACGTCTGGCCGACAGCGGCGTGGTGCTGCGCGCGCAGCGTGTGGCGCGTCGCGACACACTGGGCCGTGCACCCGATACGCTCACGGTGCTGATGTCTGCACCGTTTCCGGCTGTGCTGGCCCGCATGGAAAAGCCTTCACAAAACCAGATGGCGGAGTTGTTCTTTCGCAGCAGCGCGCTCAAAGCGACGGGCTCGGGTAGCGCCGACAGTGCACAGGCGCTTGGCGCTCGCGTATTGAGTCAGTGGGGGATTGGCGCGCAGGACGTGGCCTATCGCGATGGCAGTGGCCTGTCGCGTCATGACTATCTCACGCCACGCGCAGTCGTGCGCGTGCTCGATGCCGCGCATCGTGCGCCGTGGGGCGAGCTGTTTCGCAATTCGCTCCCGGTGGCCGGTGTGGACGGCACCATTGCCAACCGCATGCGTGGCACCCCGGCAGCCGGCAACGTGCGCGCCAAGACCGGTACACTCGACAAGGCCCGCGCACTATCGGGCTACGTGACCACGGCCGACGGTCAGTTGCTGCTGTTTTCGCTGCTGGCCAACAACTACAGCGTGCCGACGCGCGAAGTGGAGCGTGTGCAGGACCTGATCGCGGCCTATCTCGCGTCAACAACCCTGGTAACGGACAAGTGA
- the glp gene encoding gephyrin-like molybdotransferase Glp gives MTGARGLSYDDALHSILDSVRDQRTPLEWIALESSLGRALAQDVTSRLALPPWDNAGMDGYAVRRSDVLGASRSVPRVLPVIGTSMAGADATQLPWVQAGTALRIMTGAPMPPGADAVVRVEDSDAGETQVVIHDDRDAQGRGNVRPRGEDVESGQVVFTAGTSVRAAHLGVLASIGQRQVPVHRAPRVAMVSSGDELVLLDDFDAALAGQRIVSSSHYALPALLKAAGADVQVRPPVPDTLDALTQALGEALDDGCDVLLTTGGVSVGAHDYTREALARVGGTQHFWRARIRPGGPIGTGSVRGVPWIGLPGNPVSTLVTATLFAWPLLRTLAGHRAVLPARIPVRVAPWLEAPLETPAPLTYFLRVQLSVGDDGMLEAAPAGAQGSNLLRTMALADALLMVPETVERVMPGSVQQVVLWPEFSLQMPWTSAPLPAQGVSS, from the coding sequence GTGACCGGCGCGCGTGGTCTGTCGTACGACGATGCGCTGCACTCCATTCTGGACTCGGTGCGCGACCAGCGCACGCCGCTCGAGTGGATCGCGCTCGAGTCATCACTTGGTCGGGCGCTGGCGCAGGATGTAACGAGCCGCCTTGCGCTGCCGCCGTGGGACAATGCTGGCATGGACGGCTACGCTGTGCGGCGCAGCGATGTGCTGGGCGCGTCCCGCAGTGTGCCGCGCGTGCTGCCCGTGATCGGCACCAGCATGGCGGGCGCCGATGCCACCCAGTTGCCCTGGGTGCAGGCGGGTACGGCGCTTCGTATCATGACCGGGGCGCCCATGCCTCCGGGCGCCGACGCCGTGGTGCGTGTGGAGGACAGCGATGCCGGCGAGACGCAGGTGGTCATTCACGATGACCGCGATGCGCAGGGCCGCGGCAACGTGCGTCCGCGCGGCGAAGACGTGGAAAGCGGTCAGGTGGTCTTCACGGCTGGCACCAGCGTTCGCGCGGCGCACCTTGGTGTGCTCGCATCGATTGGCCAGCGGCAGGTGCCCGTGCACCGCGCCCCACGCGTGGCCATGGTGTCCAGCGGTGATGAACTGGTGCTGCTGGACGACTTTGACGCGGCGTTGGCAGGTCAGCGCATCGTGTCTTCGAGTCACTATGCGCTGCCGGCATTGCTGAAAGCAGCCGGTGCCGACGTACAGGTTCGCCCGCCGGTACCCGATACGCTTGATGCACTGACGCAGGCGCTTGGTGAAGCGTTGGACGATGGCTGCGACGTGCTGCTGACCACGGGTGGGGTGTCGGTGGGTGCGCATGACTATACCCGCGAAGCGCTGGCTCGTGTGGGTGGCACGCAGCATTTCTGGCGCGCGCGCATTCGCCCGGGTGGCCCCATTGGTACGGGCAGCGTTCGTGGGGTGCCCTGGATTGGATTGCCGGGCAATCCGGTGTCGACGCTGGTGACCGCAACGCTGTTTGCGTGGCCGCTGCTTCGCACGCTGGCCGGTCACAGAGCGGTGCTGCCGGCGCGCATTCCCGTGCGCGTGGCGCCATGGCTTGAGGCGCCACTCGAAACACCGGCCCCTCTTACCTACTTCCTGCGCGTACAACTGTCGGTGGGAGACGATGGCATGCTGGAAGCCGCGCCCGCCGGTGCACAGGGTTCCAACCTGCTGCGGACGATGGCCCTGGCCGATGCGCTGCTGATGGTACCCGAGACGGTAGAGCGTGTGATGCCGGGTAGTGTGCAGCAGGTCGTGCTGTGGCCCGAGTTTTCACTGCAGATGCCGTGGACATCAGCGCCGTTGCCGGCGCAGGGAGTCAGCTCATGA
- a CDS encoding class I SAM-dependent methyltransferase, protein MNPTDARAHAGDGADAVPHVTDRVSIAARADLFTLQGEALDNALARLFVLADESITVGDGHTHRTFALRKPANADHLISEADFVMDERLPYWADLWPSSRVLAGALLRHVGQGKRLLELGCGLGLDTVAAMTAGYAVTATDYYEDALHVTRMNARHNLGHEPTVRMVNWRQWPHDIGAFDVVIAADVLYEREYATLVARCIASALSPTGEAWVADPGRLALPDFLEQLAPAGLVLRDRTVVPFEEGAVKQQVQLLRITHAD, encoded by the coding sequence ATGAACCCCACCGATGCGCGGGCGCATGCCGGCGATGGAGCAGACGCCGTGCCGCACGTCACCGACCGGGTGTCCATTGCGGCACGCGCCGACCTGTTCACCTTGCAGGGCGAAGCACTCGACAACGCATTGGCGCGTTTGTTCGTGCTGGCCGATGAATCCATCACCGTTGGTGACGGCCACACGCATCGCACATTTGCGCTGCGCAAGCCGGCCAACGCCGATCACCTCATCAGCGAAGCCGATTTCGTGATGGATGAGCGGTTGCCGTATTGGGCCGACCTCTGGCCCTCCTCACGGGTGCTGGCCGGCGCACTGCTCAGGCATGTGGGCCAGGGCAAGCGTTTGCTGGAACTGGGCTGTGGCCTCGGTCTCGACACGGTGGCGGCCATGACGGCGGGCTACGCGGTGACGGCCACGGACTACTACGAAGACGCCCTGCACGTGACCCGCATGAACGCGCGCCACAACCTGGGGCATGAACCCACGGTGCGCATGGTGAACTGGCGGCAGTGGCCACACGACATTGGCGCCTTTGATGTGGTGATCGCGGCCGACGTGTTGTACGAGCGGGAGTACGCCACACTCGTGGCGCGGTGCATCGCGAGCGCACTGTCGCCAACTGGCGAAGCCTGGGTGGCGGACCCTGGCCGGTTGGCCCTGCCCGACTTTCTCGAGCAGCTGGCACCAGCGGGTCTGGTTCTGCGAGACCGGACCGTCGTGCCCTTCGAAGAGGGCGCCGTGAAGCAGCAGGTACAACTGCTGCGCATCACGCACGCCGACTGA
- a CDS encoding ATP-binding protein, whose amino-acid sequence MTPLFRTSVPPNVQLLVQSDPPSPAWVLADRSQLEQVVLNLVLNARDAMPQGGTLAVKVNRDDQRLHVALEVADSGIGIDDATRSRIFEPFFSTKPLGTGSGLGLSVVYGVVTQAGGTIRVDSVPGQGTVMRVAFPLASAEITNRQTPTSTLAVPAHALLLVDDDDAVRRTTRRLLERHGWSVVEAANGEEALQHFHAQREELSAHAGARWGATGAARAANRSGLSPGVLLGLRRARRGRPHGALQSAGAGQAIRGQRTAHHIAARVDGGHVTA is encoded by the coding sequence ATGACGCCACTGTTCCGCACCTCGGTGCCACCCAATGTGCAACTGCTCGTGCAGTCTGATCCGCCCTCACCCGCCTGGGTGCTCGCCGATCGCAGTCAGCTCGAACAGGTCGTCCTCAATCTGGTGCTCAACGCGCGTGACGCGATGCCACAGGGCGGCACGCTGGCCGTCAAGGTGAACCGGGATGATCAACGTCTCCACGTCGCGCTCGAAGTGGCCGATTCGGGCATCGGTATCGATGACGCCACGCGCTCACGGATCTTCGAGCCGTTCTTCAGCACCAAACCTCTGGGCACGGGCTCGGGGCTTGGGCTGTCCGTGGTCTACGGCGTCGTCACGCAGGCCGGTGGCACCATTCGGGTGGACTCGGTACCAGGCCAAGGCACGGTGATGCGCGTGGCCTTCCCGTTGGCCTCGGCAGAAATCACCAATCGACAGACGCCAACCAGCACGCTGGCGGTACCAGCGCACGCGCTCCTGCTCGTGGACGACGACGACGCAGTGCGCCGCACCACGCGTCGCCTGCTCGAGCGGCATGGCTGGTCGGTGGTGGAGGCGGCGAACGGGGAAGAAGCCCTGCAGCACTTCCACGCGCAGCGCGAGGAGCTGTCTGCGCATGCCGGTGCTCGATGGGGTGCAACTGGCGCGGCGCGTGCGGCAAATCGATCCGGGCTTTCCCCTGGTGTTCTTCTCGGGCTACGACGAGCTCGACGCGGACGACCTCACGGCGCTCTCCAGAGTGCCGGTGCTGGCCAAGCCATTCGCGGCCAACGAACTGCTCACCACATTGCAGCGCGCGTTGATGGCGGCCACGTGACCGCGTAG
- a CDS encoding PAS domain-containing protein: protein MSSLPDLPTNDPALLAAIVETAGSVIVGLRPDHTVFLWNRAAELLYQTPRGEAMGSNYVLRFIAPEHQAFVAADIVEVLAGKRTLNFEDDSILPDGSRRTLVWNVTRVLGADGSAQGIVAIGQDITERKDADERFRLIFEHAQDGLLLSDQSGVIDCNPAALAMLGLTDKAQLIGHRPSEFSPPTQPDGVASDDKSRALGQQTLNEGALTFDWVHQKSDGTQVPVEVSVRHAALDGRRVSVVAWRDQSRRRELERERAAIQERLDLAQKMEAVGQLAGGVAHDFNNLLAAIRTAVELARDGLPADAPARADLDVALSTADRASRLTRQLLAFSR from the coding sequence ATGTCCAGCCTGCCCGATCTGCCCACCAACGATCCCGCGCTTCTGGCCGCCATTGTCGAAACGGCGGGCAGTGTCATTGTCGGTCTGCGGCCGGACCATACGGTATTCCTCTGGAATCGAGCGGCGGAGCTGCTGTACCAGACGCCGCGCGGCGAGGCCATGGGCAGCAACTACGTTTTGCGCTTCATCGCGCCGGAACACCAGGCCTTCGTGGCTGCCGACATCGTCGAAGTGTTGGCGGGCAAACGCACGCTCAACTTCGAAGATGATTCCATTCTGCCCGACGGTTCACGTCGGACACTGGTGTGGAACGTCACGCGCGTGCTGGGGGCCGATGGCAGCGCGCAGGGCATCGTGGCCATTGGACAGGACATTACGGAACGCAAGGATGCGGACGAGCGATTCCGCCTGATCTTCGAGCACGCGCAGGACGGACTGCTGCTGTCTGATCAGTCGGGGGTTATCGACTGCAATCCGGCGGCACTCGCCATGCTTGGCCTTACCGACAAGGCGCAGCTGATCGGCCACCGTCCCTCGGAATTCTCGCCGCCCACACAGCCCGACGGAGTGGCCTCAGACGACAAGTCACGCGCCCTCGGTCAGCAGACACTGAACGAAGGCGCGCTCACCTTCGACTGGGTACATCAGAAGTCCGACGGCACGCAGGTCCCGGTGGAAGTGAGCGTTCGCCACGCGGCACTCGATGGACGCCGCGTATCGGTGGTGGCCTGGCGCGATCAGTCGCGCCGCCGCGAACTCGAACGCGAACGGGCCGCCATTCAGGAACGCCTCGATCTTGCGCAGAAGATGGAGGCGGTGGGCCAACTGGCCGGCGGCGTGGCGCACGATTTCAACAACCTGCTGGCGGCCATTCGCACCGCGGTCGAACTCGCGCGTGATGGTCTGCCGGCTGATGCGCCCGCGCGCGCGGATCTCGATGTGGCGTTGTCCACCGCCGACCGTGCCTCGCGGCTGACGCGGCAGCTGCTCGCGTTCAGCCGCTAG